From the Lolium rigidum isolate FL_2022 chromosome 2, APGP_CSIRO_Lrig_0.1, whole genome shotgun sequence genome, one window contains:
- the LOC124690278 gene encoding flotillin-like protein 2, which produces MARFVVADASEYLAITGWGIEDVKLAKKSLVFVGQQCKKFSLAPVNYSFEVNAMSAEKLPFILPAVYTIGPPVTTPEHSEAERKELKAKLVLYAKLIAPLERSSNHVEELVKGVIEGETRVMAAELTMEEIFKGTKAFKHMVFESVQKELDQFGLRIYNSNVKQLVDVPGHEYFSYLGQKTQQDAASQARVDVAQARMKGSVGEKEREGLTKQNAAKVDAQTKVLSVRQQGEGLKEEAKVKSEVQVFENAREADIAAAKADLAMKKAEWDRRAKLAEVEAAKAVAIREAELQMEVEVKNALCQTEKLKADQLSKATVHYDTQVQESNALFYSRQKAAEAALYEETKVAEARKAQADARFFEQRMAEDARLYAKQREAEAVALVGKAKSEYVASMLVALGGNYNAVRDYLMIDGGVYAEMARINAGAVNGMQPKISIWSNGVGNDGGGDGGAMEQVGGVYKMLPPLLSTVHEQTGMLPPPWMGTLSKDGTAAS; this is translated from the exons ATGGCGAGGTTCGTGGTGGCGGACGCGTCGGAGTACCTGGCCATCACGGGCTGGGGCATCGAGGACGTGAAGCTGGCGAAGAAGTCGCTGGTGTTCGTGGGTCAGCAGTGCAAGAAGTTCAGCCTTGCGCCGGTGAACTACTCGTTCGAGGTGAACGCCATGAGCGCGGAGAAGCTGCCCTTCATCCTCCCGGCGGTGTACACGATCGGCCCCCCGGTGACGACCCCGGAGCACAGCGAGGCGGAGCGAAAGGAGCTGAAGGCGAAGCTGGTCCTGTACGCGAAGCtgatcgcgccgctggagagatCGTCCAACCACGTTGAGGAGCTGGTGAAGGGGGTGATCGAGGGCGAGACGCGGGTGATGGCGGCGGAGCTGACGATGGAGGAGATCTTCAAGGGCACCAAGGCGTTCAAGCACATGGTGTTCGAGAGCGTGCAGAAGGAGCTGGACCAGTTCGGGCTCCGGATCTACAACTCCAACGTGAAGCAGCTGGTGGACGTGCCGGGGCACgagtacttctcctacctcgggcAGAAGACCCAGCAGGACGCGGCGAGCCAGGCGAGGGTGGACGTGGCGCAGGCGAGGATGAAGGGGTCGGTgggcgaaaaggagagggagggcCTGACGAAGCAGAACGCCGCCAAGGTGGACGCCCAGACCAAGGTGCTGTCGGTGCGGCAGCAGGGCGAGGGGCTCAAGGAGGAGGCCAAGGTGAAGTCGGAGGTGCAGGTGTTCGAGAACGCCAGGGAGGCCGACATTGCGGCGGCGAAGGCGGACCTCGCCATGAAGAAGGCTGAGTGGGATAGGCGGGCCAAGTTGGCCGAGGTGGAGGCCGCTAAGGCCGTCGCCATCCGCGAGGCTGAGCTGCAGATGGAGGTGGAGGTCAAGAACGCGCTCTGCCAGACCGAGAAGCTCAAGGCCGATCAGCTCAGCAAGGCCACCGTGCACTACGACACGCAG GTTCAAGAGTCGAACGCGCTCTTCTACAGCAGGCagaaggcggcggaggcggcgctgtACGAGGAGACCAAGGTGGCCGAGGCGCGCAAGGCGCAGGCGGACGCGCGCTTCTTCGAGCAGAGGATGGCGGAGGACGCGAGGCTCTACGCCAAGCagagggaggcggaggcggtggcgctgGTGGGCAAGGCCAAGTCGGAGTACGTGGCGTCCATGCTGGTGGCGCTCGGTGGCAACTACAACGCCGTCAGGGACTACCTCATGATCGACGGCGGCGTGTACGCCGAGATGGCGCGCATCAACGCCGGCGCCGTCAACGGCATGCAGCCCAAGATCAGCATCTGGAGCAACGGCGTCGGCAAtgatggcggtggcgacggtggcgcgATGGAGCAGGTGGGCGGGGTGTACAAGATGCTGCCGCCGCTGCTGTCGACGGTTCACGAGCAGACTGGCATGCTTCCGCCGCCGTGGATGGGCACGCTGTCCAAGGACGGCACCGCCGCCAGCTGA